The Halomicronema hongdechloris C2206 genome includes a window with the following:
- a CDS encoding Uma2 family endonuclease, producing the protein MMIPAVSRDLTFDAFIDVEDGNELNEFELVDGRLVLMPEPDDWHEEILEFLSFMFELQYRRMKLRYSVRKRNALMIDNTRGRRPDVAVIDRPATRREDRQPGIRSVPRMIVEIASGNWSTDLVEKQEEYEALQVPEFWIVDYRGQIPAKYCQRGKGKKVIVLTLEDRVYRKAEYVEGETVPCLTFPELELTVEQILAAEE; encoded by the coding sequence ATGATGATTCCGGCTGTTTCGCGAGACCTGACGTTTGATGCGTTCATTGACGTTGAGGATGGCAATGAACTCAATGAATTTGAGCTAGTTGATGGGAGGCTGGTGCTCATGCCGGAGCCGGATGATTGGCATGAAGAGATTTTAGAGTTCCTCTCGTTTATGTTTGAACTGCAGTATCGGCGCATGAAGCTGCGGTACTCGGTGCGAAAGCGGAATGCGTTGATGATTGACAACACGAGGGGCCGACGCCCCGATGTGGCGGTGATTGATCGGCCTGCAACCCGACGGGAGGATCGGCAACCAGGGATTCGCAGCGTTCCTCGAATGATTGTGGAAATTGCTTCTGGCAACTGGAGTACGGACCTGGTGGAGAAGCAGGAGGAATATGAGGCGCTGCAGGTGCCGGAGTTCTGGATTGTGGACTACCGAGGGCAGATTCCAGCGAAGTATTGTCAGCGGGGGAAGGGCAAGAAGGTGATTGTGCTGACGCTGGAGGATAGGGTTTATCGGAAGGCGGAATATGTCGAGGGGGAGACGGTGCCGTGTCTGACATTTCCCGAGTTGGAGTTGACTGTGGAACAAATTTTGGCGGCTGAAGAATAA
- a CDS encoding ribbon-helix-helix domain-containing protein yields the protein MQVFLTPELEQLIHHQIATGKYQSALEVITAGLHLLEQQNDIYEGRLMELQQDAQIGQEAAQREEVLEGSTAINQIRENLQLRHAISES from the coding sequence ATGCAAGTGTTTCTCACGCCAGAGCTTGAACAACTCATCCACCATCAAATTGCCACTGGGAAATATCAATCTGCCTTAGAGGTCATCACCGCTGGCTTGCACCTGCTCGAACAACAAAACGACATCTACGAAGGGCGACTGATGGAACTTCAGCAAGATGCTCAAATCGGACAGGAGGCTGCTCAACGGGAAGAAGTTTTAGAAGGCTCCACCGCAATTAATCAAATTCGAGAAAACCTGCAACTACGCCACGCCATATCCGAATCTTGA
- a CDS encoding DUF3987 domain-containing protein: MTQYVYSGRSRPCPICDRTKDPDCRWNDEVVFCHTYIDQDASIEGYVYRGATADGLWGQYFSTSARAEKPARPQRRQDFFYPTRQGQPLVKVTRVDRGSGTKFFVQYHWDGQRWVKGLTPAARKQVPIYRYAEVRRAISAGQSIWMVEGEGCADALWNIGIPATTTLGGSKKYHSYGNYAQDLEGARLVLCPDRDQVGMAHMEEIAQDFPDAQWCYPYPVSLCWQTLPKHGGLDVADWIAEGATAEQIRAAVGAKRELATVQAVPKTLDVAGLQDQIRHYLAADPSELELSARVLQWHRETQLTVKDIWSLVKPLQADLEQQEERGDRTAQIRQLLKIGDYQLQLGEYLHPDLAAPLEHIAAWIGATPAAMLVTLLPVAASLLRVGTELEIDAGMGFSVPPILFTGLVAPSGSKKSPLQRQILGPLMKRQAEADQDYEYAAAEYEVNLRDWEQAKAEDRGMRPRKPMPREYHTSDATREAIARIQSQQPERGILVTPDELAGLFKGQNQYRNGRGNDKESLLTAFDGSGLKVDRASGMRISIPRTSLSITGTIQPDILREMMGDFSDTNGQWARFLWCLLPLKPAPFPQRTVRYDLSERLYGLYRQLEDSPPKCYRLTAEAKALFAEWYDQLDHLRVTETHQGLQAVYSKMQGHTGRLSLILHCLQGAVDGCLPAERISAQTMGAAIKLARWFMGQVKLLYAEGDSVDGALEAVYTKLIQLSRVRGWLRAKDVRNYERSLRKASAEVIRSHFRELEAMGYGETCGVGNRLQWRATVDAVDRSEVTVDTLSTAEITDG; the protein is encoded by the coding sequence ATGACACAGTACGTTTACTCGGGGCGATCGCGCCCCTGCCCAATTTGCGATCGCACTAAGGACCCAGACTGCCGCTGGAATGATGAGGTGGTCTTCTGTCACACTTATATCGATCAGGATGCCAGTATTGAGGGCTACGTCTATCGCGGGGCAACCGCTGATGGTCTATGGGGACAGTATTTCTCGACATCGGCCCGGGCAGAGAAGCCTGCTCGTCCCCAGCGGCGGCAGGACTTCTTTTATCCGACTCGGCAGGGACAGCCCCTGGTGAAGGTGACGCGGGTGGATCGCGGGAGTGGTACCAAGTTCTTTGTTCAGTACCACTGGGATGGGCAACGGTGGGTGAAGGGGCTGACGCCAGCGGCTAGGAAGCAGGTGCCGATTTATCGCTATGCGGAAGTGAGGCGAGCGATCTCCGCGGGCCAATCCATTTGGATGGTGGAGGGGGAAGGCTGCGCGGATGCGTTGTGGAACATTGGCATTCCGGCAACGACTACGCTGGGTGGCTCCAAGAAGTATCACAGTTATGGCAACTATGCGCAGGACTTGGAGGGGGCTCGCCTGGTGCTGTGCCCCGATCGCGACCAAGTCGGCATGGCTCACATGGAAGAGATTGCCCAGGATTTTCCGGACGCTCAGTGGTGCTATCCCTATCCGGTGAGTCTGTGTTGGCAAACCCTGCCTAAGCATGGCGGGCTTGATGTTGCGGACTGGATTGCCGAGGGCGCAACGGCTGAGCAGATTCGAGCGGCGGTTGGGGCAAAGCGGGAACTGGCAACCGTTCAAGCGGTTCCCAAAACACTCGATGTGGCTGGACTGCAAGACCAGATTCGTCATTACCTGGCAGCGGATCCCTCTGAGTTGGAGCTGTCAGCCCGAGTTTTGCAGTGGCATCGGGAAACCCAGCTCACGGTTAAAGACATTTGGAGTTTGGTCAAACCGTTGCAGGCGGATTTGGAGCAGCAAGAAGAGCGGGGCGATCGCACGGCTCAAATCCGGCAACTCCTGAAGATTGGTGATTACCAACTGCAGTTAGGAGAATATCTGCACCCTGATTTGGCGGCACCATTGGAGCATATAGCGGCTTGGATCGGGGCAACGCCTGCAGCCATGTTGGTAACACTGCTGCCAGTGGCCGCTTCTCTGCTGCGGGTCGGGACGGAGTTGGAAATTGATGCGGGGATGGGGTTTTCTGTACCGCCGATTCTGTTTACGGGGCTGGTGGCACCCTCCGGCAGTAAGAAGAGCCCCCTTCAGCGCCAGATTTTGGGGCCGCTCATGAAACGACAGGCAGAAGCCGATCAGGACTATGAGTATGCGGCTGCGGAGTATGAGGTGAACCTGCGGGACTGGGAGCAGGCCAAGGCTGAGGACAGGGGAATGCGGCCTCGGAAACCGATGCCCAGGGAATATCACACCTCGGATGCCACACGGGAAGCGATCGCCCGCATTCAATCCCAACAGCCGGAGCGGGGCATTTTGGTAACGCCGGATGAGTTGGCGGGCCTGTTCAAGGGGCAGAACCAGTACCGCAATGGTCGAGGCAACGACAAGGAGTCGCTGCTAACGGCCTTTGATGGCTCAGGATTGAAGGTGGACCGGGCCAGTGGCATGCGCATTAGCATTCCTCGCACCAGTCTCAGCATTACGGGCACAATTCAGCCGGACATCTTGCGGGAAATGATGGGCGATTTCTCTGACACTAATGGGCAGTGGGCACGGTTTCTGTGGTGTTTACTGCCGCTGAAGCCTGCCCCGTTTCCCCAACGGACAGTGCGGTATGACCTTTCGGAAAGGCTTTATGGTCTGTACCGACAGTTGGAGGACTCTCCTCCCAAGTGCTATCGGCTGACAGCAGAGGCGAAAGCGCTGTTTGCAGAGTGGTATGACCAGTTGGATCATCTGCGGGTAACGGAGACGCACCAAGGTTTGCAGGCGGTTTACTCGAAGATGCAGGGCCACACGGGGCGGCTATCGTTGATTTTGCACTGTTTGCAGGGGGCGGTGGACGGGTGTCTACCGGCAGAGAGAATATCGGCCCAGACGATGGGGGCAGCCATCAAGCTGGCGCGATGGTTTATGGGGCAGGTGAAGCTGCTGTATGCGGAGGGCGACTCGGTAGACGGTGCGCTGGAGGCGGTTTATACGAAGCTGATTCAGTTGTCGCGGGTGCGAGGGTGGCTGCGGGCGAAGGATGTGCGCAACTATGAGCGTAGCTTGCGGAAGGCGAGTGCGGAGGTGATTCGATCTCACTTTCGAGAACTGGAGGCAATGGGGTATGGGGAGACGTGCGGGGTGGGGAATCGGTTGCAGTGGCGAGCAACGGTAGACGCGGTAGACAGATCTGAGGTCACAGTAGACACCCTGTCTACCGCTGAAATCACTGATGGATAA
- a CDS encoding helix-turn-helix domain-containing protein: MHVEDIKAALRKQGWTLASIAKELDIGPSAVSHALTRQRSRRIEQVIASKLGLSPHEIWPQRYKRGKVSHAPICQQTGSHPISQTQRLDSKTLSLAGTAGRGHSLGSSQ; the protein is encoded by the coding sequence ATGCATGTAGAAGACATTAAAGCCGCTTTGCGGAAGCAGGGATGGACCCTGGCCAGCATCGCTAAAGAACTCGATATTGGTCCTTCGGCAGTATCCCATGCCTTAACCCGCCAGCGATCGCGCCGGATTGAGCAGGTCATTGCCAGCAAACTCGGTCTGTCTCCCCATGAGATTTGGCCCCAGCGGTACAAACGAGGAAAGGTCAGCCATGCCCCAATTTGTCAGCAAACAGGAAGCCATCCAATATCTCAAACTCAGCGACTCGACTCTAAAACGTTATCGCTTGCAGGGACTGCTGGTCGAGGGCATTCACTGGGTTCGAGTCAATAG
- a CDS encoding XRE family transcriptional regulator: MTNPTSEEKSAGVESAETFPMRLRQALGDQSIRGFARECGFSDTVLRQYLNGQSEPTRPALLAIARTANVNLEWLAAGPATTKASATSPAEKYTYKDPLAFQTDWLQKEFPDSFDNLLLTQMPDESMEPTLHRGDLVLVDTSDRDLDTISHGIYLLKLGDRILVKRLQYVVGKVLRVLSDHSAYETFSIGLPDESNHLSLMGKIVWSGQKL; the protein is encoded by the coding sequence ATGACGAACCCAACCTCTGAGGAGAAATCGGCGGGTGTTGAGAGCGCTGAAACGTTTCCGATGCGCTTAAGGCAAGCTCTTGGAGATCAAAGTATTCGCGGTTTTGCCCGTGAATGCGGGTTCTCGGACACCGTGCTACGGCAGTATCTGAATGGACAGAGCGAGCCAACCCGCCCCGCTCTACTCGCTATAGCTCGCACAGCCAACGTCAACTTGGAGTGGCTAGCGGCTGGTCCAGCGACAACAAAAGCTTCGGCTACATCGCCAGCCGAAAAGTATACCTACAAGGATCCACTAGCCTTTCAGACTGATTGGCTTCAAAAGGAGTTCCCTGATTCGTTTGACAACCTGCTCCTCACTCAGATGCCAGACGAAAGTATGGAGCCGACTTTGCATAGGGGAGATTTGGTTCTAGTCGATACGAGCGATCGCGACCTTGACACCATCAGTCATGGTATTTATTTGCTGAAGTTGGGCGATCGCATTTTGGTGAAACGCCTGCAATATGTCGTAGGCAAGGTCCTGAGAGTTTTAAGTGATCATTCTGCCTATGAAACTTTTTCGATTGGATTGCCTGATGAATCCAATCATTTAAGCCTGATGGGAAAGATTGTTTGGAGTGGTCAGAAACTCTGA
- a CDS encoding site-specific integrase, giving the protein MAKGQVKVEAYAERLRLRWSYRSKRYCLSIGLPDSIINRKVAAQKAQQIELDMLSGNFDPTLQKYKPEDLLPMVAAEPEKTQTYTDVFKQHWDEFVEDKGQRLDNPFTIVGMYNPIPKKVRNFGREIIGRREAQEFVTFMLQSASPATIKKQVIILNDFGNWVQQHNRVEAGWENPFTGLTEMCHPVPPLKVPPFNEAEIKQIIDTFRGDRYYAHYTDYVRFLFMTGCRTSEAIGLQWKHIRRDCTGITFNETLVRKGTGTARLRKATKTNRARFFPCNGDLQNLLLAIRPEDYKPDTLVFPSPKGKPIDATNFLNRAWQSILKKCGMTQENGLYRTQYNTRHTFISHMLAKGMSVIEVAKLTGHDPRILLEHYAGLISQIEVPTFF; this is encoded by the coding sequence ATGGCCAAAGGACAAGTCAAGGTTGAAGCTTACGCCGAACGCTTACGCTTGAGATGGAGCTATCGGAGCAAGCGTTATTGTTTGTCAATCGGGCTGCCGGACAGCATCATTAATCGTAAAGTCGCGGCGCAGAAAGCCCAACAGATTGAACTGGATATGCTCAGTGGTAACTTTGATCCTACTTTGCAGAAATATAAGCCTGAGGATCTACTACCGATGGTTGCAGCTGAGCCTGAGAAAACTCAGACTTATACCGATGTTTTTAAGCAGCACTGGGATGAGTTTGTGGAAGATAAGGGGCAGCGGCTAGACAATCCCTTCACCATCGTGGGTATGTACAACCCGATCCCCAAAAAGGTGCGTAATTTCGGGCGCGAGATCATTGGACGCCGTGAAGCCCAAGAATTCGTCACGTTTATGCTCCAAAGTGCCTCACCCGCCACCATTAAGAAACAGGTGATCATTCTGAATGATTTTGGTAACTGGGTGCAGCAGCATAATCGGGTGGAAGCAGGCTGGGAAAACCCGTTTACCGGGCTGACAGAGATGTGTCACCCAGTGCCACCGCTCAAAGTTCCTCCCTTCAACGAAGCAGAAATTAAGCAGATTATCGATACCTTTCGCGGCGATCGCTACTACGCCCACTACACCGACTATGTGCGGTTCTTGTTTATGACAGGCTGTAGAACCAGTGAGGCCATCGGCCTCCAGTGGAAGCATATCCGCCGCGACTGTACCGGGATTACGTTTAATGAAACCCTGGTGCGCAAGGGCACTGGCACGGCTCGTTTGCGAAAGGCCACCAAAACGAATCGGGCTCGGTTCTTCCCGTGCAATGGTGACCTACAGAACCTGTTATTAGCCATTCGCCCTGAAGACTACAAGCCCGATACCTTGGTCTTTCCCAGCCCCAAGGGCAAACCAATTGATGCGACGAACTTCTTAAATCGGGCCTGGCAGAGCATTTTGAAGAAGTGCGGCATGACTCAAGAAAACGGATTGTATCGCACCCAATACAACACCCGGCACACGTTTATTAGCCACATGCTGGCAAAGGGGATGTCGGTAATTGAAGTGGCAAAGCTGACCGGCCATGATCCTAGAATTCTGTTAGAGCACTATGCTGGCCTCATTAGTCAGATTGAGGTGCCAACGTTCTTTTAG
- a CDS encoding metallophosphoesterase family protein: MRHPWRFLLGLILGVVISVVGACERTVVTSPPSAPETAVLSEATDTSASKPAALPPETAAIVASAGPQGLYDPPRGDVRLVVISDLNGIYGATDYDPEVDKAMALLPFWQPDMVVCSGDMVAGQDISLPEDRLQAMWAAFDQHIAAPLRRANLPYGFTIGNHDASSARGVGNTFLFQKERDIAAAYWDDPAHDPGVKFIDRFEFPFYYTFIFNDIFFLAWDGSSHHIPEAKLAWVEQALASEAAQQAKLRILLGHLPLYAVAVGRNEPAEVMDNADALRAMLEKYDVHTYISGHHHAYYPAHKHGMQLLHMGILGSGPRPLIDGDLPPWKALTVLDIRFDSPQVTTYTTYNMQTLELIEMEQLPRFLTGHNGMVLRRDVEMDDLSASERNTCEKQLEAALCRA; the protein is encoded by the coding sequence ATGAGGCATCCGTGGCGGTTTCTCCTGGGTCTGATACTGGGGGTTGTGATTAGTGTCGTAGGGGCCTGTGAGCGCACCGTAGTGACGTCTCCCCCATCAGCCCCTGAGACGGCAGTACTCTCTGAGGCAACGGATACGTCTGCCTCTAAGCCGGCAGCCTTACCACCCGAGACCGCTGCCATCGTCGCCAGTGCTGGGCCGCAGGGGCTATACGATCCACCCCGAGGTGACGTGCGGCTAGTAGTCATCAGCGACCTGAACGGTATCTATGGTGCCACTGACTATGACCCCGAAGTCGACAAAGCCATGGCCCTGCTGCCCTTCTGGCAACCGGACATGGTAGTGTGTAGCGGCGACATGGTGGCCGGGCAAGATATCAGCCTGCCGGAAGACCGCCTACAGGCCATGTGGGCCGCCTTCGACCAGCACATTGCCGCGCCCCTGCGTCGGGCCAATCTCCCCTACGGCTTCACCATCGGCAACCATGACGCCTCCAGTGCCCGAGGGGTGGGTAATACCTTTTTGTTTCAAAAAGAGCGAGACATCGCCGCCGCCTACTGGGACGATCCGGCCCACGACCCGGGGGTGAAGTTCATCGATCGGTTTGAATTTCCCTTCTACTACACCTTTATCTTCAACGACATTTTCTTTCTGGCCTGGGATGGGTCTTCCCACCATATTCCCGAGGCGAAACTGGCTTGGGTAGAGCAGGCCCTGGCCAGCGAGGCAGCCCAGCAGGCGAAACTGCGGATTTTGCTGGGACATTTGCCCCTCTATGCGGTGGCGGTGGGGCGCAATGAACCGGCTGAGGTGATGGACAATGCCGATGCCCTGCGGGCAATGCTGGAAAAGTACGACGTTCACACCTACATCAGCGGCCACCATCACGCCTATTACCCTGCCCACAAGCACGGCATGCAGCTATTGCACATGGGCATTCTCGGCTCTGGGCCCCGGCCTCTGATCGACGGCGATCTGCCTCCCTGGAAAGCCCTGACCGTGTTAGACATCCGCTTCGACTCACCGCAGGTGACCACCTATACCACCTACAACATGCAGACCCTGGAGTTGATTGAGATGGAGCAGTTGCCTCGGTTTTTAACTGGCCACAACGGTATGGTGTTGCGGCGGGATGTGGAGATGGATGACCTCAGTGCCTCGGAGCGCAACACCTGTGAAAAGCAACTGGAGGCTGCCCTGTGTAGGGCCTAA
- the pstS gene encoding phosphate ABC transporter substrate-binding protein PstS — MRITVGFPLRRRLGVLMLMVLLWVVACQPQSPEAPPPAADASSSEPVSLLGTGATFPLFLYQRWFSDYSQQHPEVQVNYQPTGSAVGIQQVMAGTTDFGASDVPMTDEEMAQVEQGVVLLPVTAGSVAIVYNLPGVASGLKLPRSVYPQIFLGEITNWAGPQIAAANPELTLPDLEITVVHRSDGSGTTATLTEHLSAVDAQWRETVGAGLSVNWPTGVGIKSNAGVSAQVQQAQGTIGYVEYSYAKQLAMPVAALENRAGDYVAPSAEAAAVVINNTTLPEDLRITLPDPEMAGAYPIVTYSWILAFQRYADAAKATALRRVLAWSLTEGQAVSEDLGYVPLPESVTQRVMAALETITAD, encoded by the coding sequence ATGCGAATAACTGTCGGATTTCCCCTGCGGCGCCGCCTGGGGGTGCTGATGCTCATGGTGTTGCTGTGGGTGGTGGCCTGCCAACCCCAGTCCCCCGAGGCACCACCTCCTGCCGCTGATGCTTCCTCATCGGAGCCGGTGTCGTTATTAGGCACTGGCGCTACCTTTCCCCTATTTCTCTACCAGCGCTGGTTCAGTGACTATAGCCAGCAGCACCCCGAGGTGCAGGTGAACTATCAGCCCACAGGCAGTGCGGTGGGCATTCAGCAGGTGATGGCAGGCACCACCGACTTTGGCGCCAGTGATGTCCCCATGACCGATGAGGAGATGGCCCAGGTGGAGCAGGGGGTGGTGTTGCTGCCGGTGACGGCGGGGAGTGTGGCCATTGTCTATAACCTGCCGGGGGTGGCGTCGGGCCTGAAACTGCCGCGGTCGGTCTATCCCCAGATTTTCTTGGGGGAGATTACCAATTGGGCTGGCCCCCAGATTGCCGCTGCCAATCCTGAGCTGACCCTGCCGGATTTAGAGATTACCGTGGTGCACCGCTCCGATGGCAGTGGCACCACCGCCACCCTAACGGAGCACCTCAGCGCCGTCGATGCCCAGTGGCGAGAGACGGTGGGAGCTGGCCTCAGTGTGAATTGGCCCACAGGCGTTGGCATTAAGTCTAATGCGGGGGTGAGTGCCCAGGTGCAGCAGGCCCAGGGCACCATCGGCTATGTGGAGTACAGCTATGCTAAGCAGCTGGCCATGCCGGTGGCCGCCTTGGAAAATCGAGCCGGTGACTATGTGGCCCCCAGTGCCGAGGCGGCGGCAGTGGTGATCAATAACACCACTTTGCCCGAGGATTTGCGTATTACTCTGCCCGATCCGGAGATGGCTGGGGCATACCCGATTGTGACCTACAGTTGGATTTTGGCGTTTCAGCGCTATGCCGATGCGGCTAAGGCAACGGCCCTGCGGCGGGTGCTGGCATGGAGCCTGACGGAGGGGCAAGCCGTGAGTGAAGACTTGGGCTATGTGCCGCTACCAGAGTCTGTGACGCAGCGGGTAATGGCGGCACTGGAGACGATCACGGCGGATTGA